Below is a window of Spelaeicoccus albus DNA.
CGCTTTCAGAGCGTTCAATAGTTGCTTGCGATGGTGAGCGGCTGCGACGGCGTACTGGGAAGTGGTTGCGAGAAGATTCAAGTAGTTGTCAATAAGTAGTTCCCATTCCCAGACGTAGGTGGTCGACTCAGCGTTCGTCAGCGCAGGTTCGGCTGCGATCTCATCGTGCGCCCAGTTGGCTGCAGCACAGTGGTCATCGATGTCAGGGACCAGGCCCCTGCCGTCGCGACGATAGACCTTCCGCACAGCGTCAAGATCGTGCTGCGTCGGGTCGAGATGCCAGCCGTTCCAGAACAAGAACGCGATGCCGTTTTGACCAAGAAGTCTCGCCAGCCGGGTCCATCTGGTCCTCGAGTCAGCCCAGTGAAACGATTGTGCCGCAATAACGACCCCGTAGGGGCCCTCGTCTGGTACGACGTCCTCGAACGTTGCTTGTCGCACGGAGACCGCGTCCTGCAGCTTCTCGGAGTGCAGACGATCCCTCAGGACGCGGAGCATGTCACCCGAGGGCTCGACGACCTGGAGCTGGGCACCGCGGCGGGCCAGCGGAAGAGTCGCACGTCCGGTGCCAGCGCCTACCTCCAACACTCCACTGTCAAAACGAGAACCTGCCATCGCCACCAGGTCGTCGAACAGTGCGTCGGGAAACGTGGGACGGAACCTTTCGTAGGCAACCGCGCCCTCCTCGAATGACTTCGCTCGCCTGAGCGTCGCATCGCCAGCCACGATGCGATTATGCCACGACTGAGCGGGTCCCTGAATCAGATAAACCACAGCACTGGCGACATAAGTGAGATTCGGCTCCGACAGTCGATCGATCACAGCTCGTAATCTAGCCCGTGGTGCTTCACGGTTGAATGGCTCGTAAATCGCGCACGGATCGAAGCAAATTGGCCGCATACACCGGCCTAGCAGTCGACATTTCGGCTGCGGTGATCGGGGTGGATAGCGCATTGGACGCTCCGATCGGTTTTTTAGCACCCATCACTACTTCCACCGCGCACGACGTCCTCTCGCGCGAATTGAGCACCCGTCAACGTAACCGGGCGAGCTGCGCATTGGACGCTCCGATCGGTTTTTTAGCACCCATCACTACTTCCACCGCGCACGACGTCCTCTCGCGCGAATTGAGCACCCGTCAACGTAACCGGGCGAGCTGCCTCGTAGAACATGTCACCTCTCAGTTTGAAGAGATGCACACGGACGGCGTATCTGCGCGACGATGGCTTTTGCGAAGATCGGGAGGGGCGTTGGAGTTCACAAGAGGTGGTTGAAGCCGCGCTGATGACCGCTTCGGATAAGGTACAGGAACTCAAGCTGCCCTACCTGGGCCATTTACTGGCGTCGTTGGCTGTCTCCAGCGGCTAGACGCGCAGCCCACGCACGCATACCTACGGGCCCATCACCGTTTGCATAACGCCGGAACAGCTCTTGTGAGCGATCACGATGAAACCCCGCCCGGATTTCGGTGGGCCTGCAGAAGAACTCCTGCTCTATCGGAGGATCCCACCGTGCTAAAAGTTCGACGGCCCCATCGTTTGGCGACTCCAGCGCGTAGTACACCCGCCCCACTCCGAGCGTGATGGCAGCGCCGAGGCACATAAGGCATGGTTCAAGATTCACCGCCAATACCAAGGGCTCGCTGGAGCCGGAAAACCCAAGCACGGCATCAGCTTGCTGCATTGCGAGCAGGTCCGCATGCACAATCCGTCGCCCAAGAGCTTTCTCCTGAGTGAACGCCCTGCCCACGACTCGATCCCCACTGACGACGACAGCCCCAATTGGCATCTCTCCAGCAGCTAAGCCGGCCTCGGCAGTGTCAATGGCGAGAGCTACTGCACGAGCCGGAGTCATCATGCCGTCATGATGCCTCATGCATCACGGGGCCCGTGCATTAGGGACCTCAATACGAAATCAACTCCGGTGATCCGCCGTTCGCTAGCTGCTCGTAATCGAATCCGTAGTCGATGACGGCCAGACATCGAGTTCGACGAAGTAAACAGTGATGGCCAGCCCGCCTATCTTGACTCCCAACTGCCGGCGTCGAGTCGTGAGAATCGTCAATTGGCAAATTTTATGGTTGTAACGTCGAATTTCCTGCCTCGGCACGTCGCCGTTACGCTCACGTGTCGCGGATTCTTCTCGGCTAGCGCCCGCTTAAGAAATCGCGGGGTCGGTACCGGATGAGTGTGGCTGGTAATGCGCGCGTCCAACGTCACGCGGGACCACGTGTCGAGGCCGAGCCCCGTGCCGTGGGTGGTGGTGAACGTCCCGGTATATGGAGGCGTGAGTTCATGACCCTTCTCGTCCGGCGTGCCGTCGTCGTCGGCGTACTTCCAGTCCCCGGTGAACGTGACCGCCTGTTCGCACGCAAAGGGCCGATGAGCGGCCTTGACCAAAGCCGGCCACTTGGCCCGTTTCAGGCTCCTTTTCACATAGACCGAGTCGTGTCCGCTTATACGCAACAACACCGTCTCGCCGGTATCGGTGCCCGGGACGGCGAATAACTTGCCGTGGTAGGACGACGTCCGTAACGGACTCCCGTCGCAGCCGGCGAAGCGCGCCTTGCCCAACGCCTGCCCGGGCCGCGGTATCGAATTTACGGCGACCCACCGGTAGACGGCGTCGTCATAGCGCACCATGAGCATACAGTCGCTGTGCTCGCTATAGTCCGACGAGCACCCCGCAAGGCCGGCCCCTGTCAGGACACCCGCAGGCCGGCGATTCGGCTTCAACAAAATGCACGATGAAAAGCAAACCCCGGAGCAAAATCCTTCAGCGAACATTTATGCTATCCCGAGCGCTGTCGCGCAGTCGTCCACTCCCTGCAACCGGATGTCGGTCGTGCGATGCGGAAGCCGCTCGTCACGAGCCAGTCTCCAACGTTGCAGCAGGCCCGCTTCGCCACGGCGAGTTGCCCAGTCAACACCGTTCTCCGTGCACCCAAGGGCCCTCGATACGCCGTTGGAGCCGGCATTGCCGCCCCGACAAGACCAGCGCCTGGGCGCAGCGCGAACAGCAGATGCCGTCCGACGCATAACGACCGCCCCGGTCACCGTGAACTCGGCCGAGAGCGACCGTGACCGGGGCCCTTCGCCTGACCCCCGGACTATGCCTCCAATAGCCCGCCCGGGAGTCAGATGAATTTCCGTCCGTCCACCAGGCAGGCGATCCAAACAATGCAGACAGCCGGCAATCGGACTCGCGCACCCGGCAGCGACTATATGTGGCGGCCCCAACTAAAATAGCACGTGGCACCATCTAGTTGCTACGATGAGCGGTATGGACACAGAAGATCACCAGACGGTCGATGTGCTGGTCCGGCTCGCCTTCGTCATCCTTGCGCGCCTGCAAGCACACGCTGCGGCGACAGATCTGTCGACACAGCAGGTGAGACTGCTGGGTATCCTGCGCGACAGTGAGCCCACCATCAAGGAACTGGCCGCGCAGATGGGGACAGACAAGTCGAGCATGAGCGGGGCGGTCATGCGGGCCGAGCGGCGTGGGCTGGTCAGCCGTGCGCCGGACGAGCGGGATAGGCGTGCGGTCCGCGTGCGGCTCGAGCCGGCAGGCCGAAACCTGGTCGGCGCGGCGACCCGCCAGTTCGAGGTTGAGATCGGCGAGCTCTTCGAATCGCTGACCGAACGCCAGCAGGCCCTGTGGAGGGACTTCACCTTGCGAATGCTCGTCGCGGACGCGGCTGACCGCTGCGTCGATCTTTGAAAAACGTCTTGAACCAGACCAGCCGGACTCTAGGCCTCGATCCCACCATGACCCGACCGCGCACGCACAATCTTAAGGAGCCCACCCCGTGACTTACGACGCGATCATCGTCGGCGGCGGTCCTGCCGGCCTCTTCCTCGCCTGCGAGATGCGTCTCGCCGGCGCCACCCCGCTCGTTCTGGAGCAGCGCACCGAGCCCGATACGAGCGACAAAGCGCATGGACTCGCCGGCCAGACCGTCCGCCTACTGGATCACCGCGGGTTGGTTCAGCATCTCGGTGGCCCTGATGTGCCGAGGCCGGCGCCCGGCTTCTTCTACGCTGGTATCCCCCTGGCGCTGAGCACCCTGGGCGGGGAAAACCCCCTGTATCTCCTGCCGGTCAACCAGCGCGATCTGGAGCGGGTGCTCACTGAACGAGCGGCCGAACTCAACGTCGAGATCCGTCGCGGCTGGAAAGTGACCTCGCTCAGTCAGACCACCGACCACGTTCAGGTCCAAGCTCTTGCTCCGGACGGCGAGACAACCCTGTGCGGCCAGTACCTGGTCGCCTGCGACGGCGGAAGCAGTCTCATCCGTCGACAGGCCGGCATCGGCTTCCCCGGCACGACCGATGAGCACACCGTGGACCGTTCCGCTCTCATCGGCCCCAGTGACCACATCGCATTCCTGCCCGGAGGACGCGTAGTGGTTGAAGGCCTGGGCGAGATCTCCGCCGCCTTCCATCGCACGGAGCACGGGGTGTTCAGCATTCTTCCGCACGACCCTCAGAGGCCGCTGGTCAACACCGCTGAGTGGGAGGATGAGCCCGGAGGCAATTTTCCCGGCCACGGTGATCCTATGACGCTAAATGAGATGGAGGACAGCGTCGAGCGGGTGCTCGGAGTACGGGTGCCTCTCACTCCGCCTCCCGTGGGAGCGCCCACGCTGCTGCGGCGCTTGACCCACCGCAATTCCCGGCAAGCTGATCGGTATCGCGCTGGCCGGGTCTTCGTCGCCGGCGACGCCGCGCACGTCAGTCACGGGCCAACCTTGAATGCCGCCCTCGGCGACGCCGCGAACCTGGGGTGGAAGCTCGCCGCCTCGGTCCACGGATGGGCGCCGGAGGGATTGCTCGATACTTACGAGAGTGAGCGCCACTCGGTCGGAGCTCGCGTGCTGATGCACACGCGAGCAGAGTCCGCCCTGCTCGCACCGGGAGACGACGTCACAGCCCTGCGCAAGATGGCCACCGAGTTCCTCCAAGACCCCGACAATCTGCAGGCACTCGCCGCCCTGATCGCCGGCGCGGACGTCCGCTACCACGTCGACGACGAAGATCCCGAATCACCCGCCGGCTGGTTCGCACCTCCATTGGAGATGACTACCGGTGACGGGATGCTCGTACGGCTCGCCGAACTCCAGCGCGATGGCCGGCCGCTGCTGATTGACGGCACGGATACCGCAGCCATGTCGACCATAGTCGAGCCATGGAGCAGCCGGATCCATTACGTGGCGGCGAAGCTGTCCGATCCCCCCGCGATGGGGTTACTCGTTCGCCCCGACGGCTACATCGCCTGGACCGGCACCGACCCCGCAGGACTGACCGCAGCCTTGGAGAATTGGTTCGGTGCAGCCTGAACCCGGCGCTGATCGCAAACGAAGCGTCCTTCGACGTCAGGCAGCACAGCCACAGCAGTAGTTGCTCCGCGTCGGCCTGGACACTCTTTGACCCGAGTTCGCGTCCAGTGCGGAACTCGAACTGGGCCAACACCGGCATTACGATCAAACTCAGCGCCGCGATTCCGATACCGAGTGCGCTGTGGCCGACGTCCGCGACCCCGGTTAATGTCAAGATCGCGTCTACTGTCACGTAGACAGCGAGAGCGAAAAAAGCAGCCCCGATCGCTCTGGCGGTCGCTTTCTCCCACCGTTCTGGGGTACGTAATCGTGAACCCGACGATAAGCCGAACTCAGCGGTGCAGAACCGAACGACGCTCAGCGGCCAGCCGGCGGGTCAATGCGCACCCTCCCCCTTTCGGCATCCGGGAACGGGACATACCACGTGCGCATTCAACGGCTGCGAGGTATCGTCCACCAACACGGTCAACGCCCGCGCCACATGCGCATCGGCGATCTCGTACCGGGTCGGTCGTCCCTCGCGCTAAGCAATTACGATTCCACAACCCTGCAATCCACTCAGGTGGTTCGACACATTCGATTGTCTAATTTTCGAGCGCCATTCCGTGCATGCCTGAAGTCGGTATTCCATATTGCATTGCCACAAACATGTACGCCATTCCGATAATCATCGCGGCGAGGCTCAGCTGCAAGCCCCATCGCTTGTGGGATGTGACCGCGTCAGTCTGGTCGTTTGTACCCGTTCCCGCACCATGTAACCGAAGCAGACGGTGGGCCAGCCCCGTTGCCCATAGGGCCGCTTCGACGACCGACCATAGAGCATAGGCGAGCGTCAACGGGGCCAAGCGATACGACATCATCGCGAACATGTAAATCATCCCGCCCAGATCGATCGCCGAGAATGTCCACGCACGCCATCCTCGCTGGCTGACGACGGCGCCGACACCGATAGCGACGACAGCGGTGGTGAGTACAACAAAAGCCGTCACACCGGCCGCCTGGCCGAATGGCATCGTTGTGGGCCAGAACATGTCGATCATGCCGAGGGCCATCAGAATGTGGCTGAGATGCCAAACACGACTCAGCCCGGTCAAGCTCCACGCATGGTGAACGTGAACGAGAACCACGAGCACGTATATCGCGATCCAAGACACCTGGACCCACGTGGGCATCCAAGGGTTCGGTGTCATTATCGAAGTTTTCCTCACGTCGACTAAGGTATTCTACGATTCGTAGAATACCAGTACGTGATCGCCATTCTGGCCATGGTTCATGTCGCGCGCTGAACTTGGCTATCGACCGTCACAGACGCGTGTCGTCAGCCGGAGCAGTCGTGTCTACTCGACGAGGTCGTGAACTGACGTGTCGAAGATCTTCGCGACGCGAGCCAATAGCTTCGGGTTGTCGGTGTAGTTATGGTCTTCGAGTTGACGGATCTTCGATTCGTTCACGCCGGCGCGTGTAGCCAATTGTCGCTGCGTGAGACCGCTGCGTATCCGGTACAACCGGATACGCCCAGCATGCGACTCGTGATGCGCACAGTCGTCCGTCGAATTCGGGTCAGCCAACGCGTGACTCGCTTCCTCGTAGGTCTTACATATTTGCGGTCGACAATCCGCGCGAGCGCCCAATCGTCGCCAAAATGCCGCAATGCCGACCCCGAGGGAGAACTAGATTTCTCCGTCCCTATTGCCGTTGTCCGGATATGCTCCGCGGGTCGGCTATTCGACACGCGTTACCGATGCGGTCGAGTGGGCTCGAACCCCTTAGACGTCAACCTTCTTTCCTTGCAGATATGCAAATAATGCAATCATGCACATGTGCAACATAGCAGGTGAAATCTGATGAGGAAAGAATCGACTTCCGCGTGCCGGGACGACGCAAGGCTAGCTGTTCTACCGCAAAAAGCAGCGTGAAAGCCTGAAGACGAAATATTGCGACCATGTGGCCGACCATCATCAGTGGTTCGTGGCCGCTGCGCCGTTAACATGGCGATTTTCAGGTTTAGTCCGCGCCTCGCCGATCAGATTCAGAGTATGCGCGGAACTACATCAGCGCGCTACGCGCCATCTCGTAGCCGAGGCGGCCCAGAAGACCGATGGTGCGCAAGAGGGCGATGGGCGATGGTTGTCGAACTGATGACGCCCACACATTCGAGGCGGCGACAGATGGACACATACGCGTTGTCTAAACGAGTGCTCACACGTGGCATTGCTAGGTTGGTGTCGGGCATCGCTCTTCGAACCGTACGACCACATGGACAACGAAGTCGCAGCGAGTTTCACCCTCCGTATGTCACATTGAGGCCCCATTAGGCGGCCCCGCGCTGCTCCTCTAGCACGTACCTGAACCTAAGTCCGGAAAGAGCAGAATGCACCTTGACTTGTGAGTCACCTCTATGGGGCGATTGTGCCCCAATGACAAAATCTCGGTGCGGCCGTGCTTCGCGGTCCCGAGTACGAACCGGATGGCTCAGCACAGTGATGGCCGACCCCGAGCAGAACGAGTTCTGCATAATAGTTCCACCGCCCGTCTTCCTATCAGAGAAACTACGACAAACCATGCCGATTACCCGCTGCCGGCGAGCACTGACGAACCTCCCCATCCCCGTCATCGGCTCGGCGTTGGTCCAGATTAAGACGACCCCTCTTACCGACTGTGGCCAAGTTGGGTATTCGCCGGGTTCTACTAGATCTTGACCAGTCCGTCGTTCGGGTCTTGGCCGGCGAATCCTCCGCTTGGCGGCTATTGGCCCAGCGTGGCTGATTCAAGATCGCGCCGGCTGTCCGTTGCATCGATCGCATCTTCCTCCGGTACCGACGATGCTACCCGCAGGCCGGCGGTTCGGCTTCAACAAATGCACGATGAAAAGCAAACCCCGGAGCAGGGTGCGCATACGGAGACCGGCATCGATCTTACGTGCCGCTGGCGGAGCATTGCCGCTTCTCACAGTCCTTGTCATCGGGGCCACTTTCTCGTGGATCGGCACCAACGCTACGCGCCAAACGCGTCCATCGTCGTCTTGGCAGCACCATTTATCGGATTCGGCATCGTCACCGGAGGCCCGCCCGGCGGCCGAGGCTGACCAACCGACAACGACGAAGCAGCCTGACAGCTATTCGGCCAAAACACGCCCCTTCAATCAGGGGGCCGTTCCAGACGTACGATCGTAGATCCGCTTACGGCAATCGGCTCGCCTGGTAAATCTCTCTCGGCGAGTCGCCGTGAGCGGTACCTCGAGTGCGGCCGGATCGACTAGCAATCGCGGTTGCTGCAGGATCCGCAGAGAGCTGCGACTAGGGATCGCTGGGGTCTGTCTCGGCAGGTTGCAACTCGGCCTTGCCATGCTGAATCAGGACTTGCTTCTCCGGGCATATCGGTCCGGGAACCACAACCCTCCGGCCAGATGCGAACTCGACGGTGACATCTCCCTGGATACACCCGGAATCGAGGATAACGGTCGCGCCGTATCCTGAGACCGTGAATTCGTCGTTCTCGGTCGAGACGGTCACGTCTTTCGCGCTTTCGTTGCTAAAGGTCACGTCGCCTTGGCCGCCGCACGCCGTCAACATCGTCGTCAGCGCCACAAAGATGAGCACGCTTTTTGCAAGCCAAGCTCGCGGCCTCGTCGCATCCTCCATCAAGGGTCACCTAGTCAGTCGCCGTTGACGGCAATTGTAATCGGTCTGGCCCCTATTCAGGCCACGAACCGCATGGTAAATCAGGAAACCGATCATGCTCGGCCTGACGACGAGACGCCCGATAAGAACCTCCAGTACGGCTCCCCCGGTCGGATTCGAACGCCGCCACCCACACGCTGCAATTTCGGAACCGAACGTCAAGGATCGGCTTACGGCAGCCGTCTCCGAAGTTCTCCACACGTCTCTTTCTCCAAAGGCTGGCCCAGACGGAACAGCCTTCCGGTGACCCATTGTGTTTCTGCGTCGTTATTCGGGTTTTCCGGGAACCCGGACTATTTTCGGCGTCGATCACGCTTCGCGAGCCAATTGCATCGGCCCGCGTTTCCCCCGATTTCGGAGGCGGGTCCAATATGAGTCGTAGTCCCCGGTTGCCGATTGCCGTCACGATCGCATCACCCAACACCACGCCAGCGAATGGATCGCGCATCGTTTGACGTTGCAGGTGGAACAGCACGCGACCCCCAGTCTCGTGCTGAAGCGTGTACTCGTCTTCATGCGCAGTGCCATCCAGTGCCTCCGCTAACGCCTGGCGGGCGCTTTCCATCACTTGGGAGATCCCGAGCACCTCGAATACTTTTGGCCGACTGTATGGCTCGGCGGCTCGGGCCAGCTCGTTCCGTCGTCGCCTGCTTCGCTTGACGTCAGCTGCCGCAATCGCTTTTCGTAGTGCCTTTCGTTCAGTTTCAAGAGCGGCACAAGCTCCTGCGTACCGACTAGCAGACTCGCGTACTGCTCTCAGGTGCCTCAGGTGAGCCTCGAACCCACATTGAACAAATTTGGTTTGGGCGCTTTTCATAAATCTATGCGGTGTGCGCAAACCCGTTATTTGCCTGCAATGGCGCGGGATCGCCGCCTTGAACCTTTTTCCTACTGAGAGCAAAAGCAGACCGTATTTCAATGAAAACGCGGAATATACGCAATCGAATCGATGCGGTAGCCAAGGAGGCAGCCACGCCTCTGAGAATGTCATCTTGCGGCCGCAGCTTGGTTTTGTTGATTTATCGCTTTCGGGTGTGGGGCTAGATTCGGGGTCCGGTGCCGATGTCAAATGTGCAAGACAGAGTCGACGTTTTGGCCGGCATGATCCATCCAGAAGGGTTACGGGTCGAGTGGCTGTTTGTCGGTGTAGACGTTTAGCGATTCTAATAGTTCCTCGTCATGGACAAGCTCGGATCGGCTTTCTGCGCCGAGTCTGCTGGCGACCGCTGTGGCGAGGGTCTGGGCTGTCGACACGAGTGCCGTGATGGATGGCAGTACGTGCACGCCTTGGCTATCGATGAAAAAAGCAAAATCGGCGGTAGCCGCCATCGGCGATGCCGCGTTGTCGGTCAGGGCGATCGTCTTAAGGCCACGGCTTGTCGCTTCGTGGAATGCGCTGATCGTGTCTGACGTGTAGCGCCGCGTTGAGATTCCGACAAAGATGTCGTCCGTGTTGAAATCGCGAATTTGGTCGACGAGCGATCCGACTATCGGAGCGACTTGGTACACGTTTGGACGAACGAGGTGAAGCAAATATGTCAGGATCTGCGATACCGGTAGGCATTTTCGCAACCCCATTACATGAATATTAGGGCCTTCAGCGAGTAGCGCGACAGCACCTTCCCACGTCTGTCGGTCCAGTCGAGCGAATGTGCGCGAGAGGTTTTGTTGTTCGTGATCGACCACGGACGACAGTAGCCCTGACGTCGAGGTTTCGCCCTGATTCTGGTCGAACCGGCGAATTAGATGCGCTTGATCGTTAAAGTAGTCGCGACACAACTGGACTATAGATGGATAGCCCTTAAGCCCGATGCTCGTTGCAAATCGAACGACGGAAGATTGATGAACTTCGGCCAGCGTTGCTGTTTCAGCGATTGTGCGAAAAGCTGTGCCCTCGGGATCAGTCAGTAGAAGCGTTGCGATACGTTTTTGCCCGGCAGCCATTTGCGGGAGTTGCTGCTGGAGCGTTGATCGCAATTCTCCGTAGCTAGTGGGGGCCGACTGTGTTTCCATACTGTCAACTATTCCAGCTGACAACGCGAAACACGTGCCGGCCCTCTCCAACATCCGTTTGGATAGACGCCAAGGTCAGGCCTCGTTAGTACCCCTGACGAGGTCTCGCAAGGAGCCGTGAAGATATGCAAGTTCTTTGGCAATCCACGGCAATTCAATCGGATCGTCGCTATGAAGGCTACGCCACCGTTCATCGATGGTCGAACCGTAGAGCAGGCTCGTCGCGACTCGTGCTCTCAAGTTAGATTCGTCATCGCCGAAGGCTGTGCCGTCAAGGACCCCGACGCCATAGCAATCGAGTAGCCTTTGAACTAGTTGCGGTCCGGTCTGTATGCCTTTTACTGCCAGCCGTGGTCGCACTGGTTCGAAGTCCGGGTACAGATAGAAACCTGCCGTCGGGCGCCTGCACAGCGCACCGGCGCCAATAAATTCCGCATATACGGCATTTCCCACTGTTGAGTGGAGGAACCTCGCCCTGCGGATGTGCTCGGTAACGTCGAGTGGTTCGGACAATACGTGCGCTGCAACAGCCTGCATCGGGGCGGCAAGACTCGACCAGATTTCGCTTCCAACTCCGATGAGTTGTTGCATCAGTTCCGATCCCCAGTCGGTTTTCGGAACGCGCGCAAAGCCGATACGCCATCCGCCCAGTGCCATTGATTTGCTTAATCCACTCGTCACAATGGTGCGATCGGGCGCGACGGATAAGGGAGTTGGGGCTGCGGAATCGTAACTCAGCTCCGCGTAGATCTCGTCGGAAATGATCGCCAGGTCGTATTTGGCTGCGGTTCGACAAATTGCCTCGACATGCCCGGCGTCAGCGACGGTGCCAGTCGGATTGTCCGGAATAGTCAACAGGATAGCTCCCGGCTTGCGTCCATCCCGGATTGCCGATTCCAAAGCCGCCTCGAGCAAGGCGGGGTCTGGTATGCCGCCGGACTCTTGAGGGATTGGTACATTGATTACGGCCTTTCCGACGAGATCCGCTTGAGCGGCGTAACTCACCCACGATGGGCAGGGCAGCACGAGGTCCCCGTCCAGCACACTGAGCAATCCAAACAATAATGCTTTCGATCCTGGTGCAAATATGATCTGCGACGCTTCCGTCTCGTGGCCGCGGCGGCTGAACCACCCGGCAGCCGCGCTGCGAGCCTCGTTAGACCCTGCAACGGAACCGTACGAGTTAAGCGGCGCCGCGGTGGCGAGAACTTTAGCGACCGATTCCGGGACAGGAAGCCCCGCTTCGCCAAACCCGAGATGTAACACGTTTTCGCCCGCGGCCCGACGCGCTTCCATTGCCTCGTTCATTGCCAGTGTTGCAGAGTGCATCGTCATATTGGGCTCCTATGAATTGTAGAAAATACTTGAGTACGAAATCGGCTGATCATCCGTAAATGATCGTGAGGTTACACAACTTCTTCGGCGTTAGCTTTGTCCTTATTCTTCGCTTTTGACAGCCGCCGCTGTCGGACGACGCCGGCCGCGATGATGACGGCAGCAACGCATAGCGTCAGAATCAGTTCGTTACGGGACGAGTCGGTGAAAGCCATTCCTACGATCACGGCTAGGGTCGCTGCCAAGACGGCGACGTCAAGGTAGGGAAACAGCCACATTTTGACGGTGAGTGAATTGCGTCGTTCCCGGCTTAGCGTCCGCCGAAACCGGAAATGCGTGACGATTATGCATAGGTAGACTAGGACCGCCACAGCGCCGGAAGACGCGAGAAGGAATTGAAAAACAGAGGTCGTCGGGAAGAAGTAGTTAG
It encodes the following:
- a CDS encoding FAD-dependent monooxygenase; the encoded protein is MTYDAIIVGGGPAGLFLACEMRLAGATPLVLEQRTEPDTSDKAHGLAGQTVRLLDHRGLVQHLGGPDVPRPAPGFFYAGIPLALSTLGGENPLYLLPVNQRDLERVLTERAAELNVEIRRGWKVTSLSQTTDHVQVQALAPDGETTLCGQYLVACDGGSSLIRRQAGIGFPGTTDEHTVDRSALIGPSDHIAFLPGGRVVVEGLGEISAAFHRTEHGVFSILPHDPQRPLVNTAEWEDEPGGNFPGHGDPMTLNEMEDSVERVLGVRVPLTPPPVGAPTLLRRLTHRNSRQADRYRAGRVFVAGDAAHVSHGPTLNAALGDAANLGWKLAASVHGWAPEGLLDTYESERHSVGARVLMHTRAESALLAPGDDVTALRKMATEFLQDPDNLQALAALIAGADVRYHVDDEDPESPAGWFAPPLEMTTGDGMLVRLAELQRDGRPLLIDGTDTAAMSTIVEPWSSRIHYVAAKLSDPPAMGLLVRPDGYIAWTGTDPAGLTAALENWFGAA
- a CDS encoding pyridoxal phosphate-dependent aminotransferase produces the protein MTMHSATLAMNEAMEARRAAGENVLHLGFGEAGLPVPESVAKVLATAAPLNSYGSVAGSNEARSAAAGWFSRRGHETEASQIIFAPGSKALLFGLLSVLDGDLVLPCPSWVSYAAQADLVGKAVINVPIPQESGGIPDPALLEAALESAIRDGRKPGAILLTIPDNPTGTVADAGHVEAICRTAAKYDLAIISDEIYAELSYDSAAPTPLSVAPDRTIVTSGLSKSMALGGWRIGFARVPKTDWGSELMQQLIGVGSEIWSSLAAPMQAVAAHVLSEPLDVTEHIRRARFLHSTVGNAVYAEFIGAGALCRRPTAGFYLYPDFEPVRPRLAVKGIQTGPQLVQRLLDCYGVGVLDGTAFGDDESNLRARVATSLLYGSTIDERWRSLHSDDPIELPWIAKELAYLHGSLRDLVRGTNEA
- a CDS encoding class I SAM-dependent methyltransferase: MIDRLSEPNLTYVASAVVYLIQGPAQSWHNRIVAGDATLRRAKSFEEGAVAYERFRPTFPDALFDDLVAMAGSRFDSGVLEVGAGTGRATLPLARRGAQLQVVEPSGDMLRVLRDRLHSEKLQDAVSVRQATFEDVVPDEGPYGVVIAAQSFHWADSRTRWTRLARLLGQNGIAFLFWNGWHLDPTQHDLDAVRKVYRRDGRGLVPDIDDHCAAANWAHDEIAAEPALTNAESTTYVWEWELLIDNYLNLLATTSQYAVAAAHHRKQLLNALKAVLGDAVRLNAKTHLLSTRPQTSE
- a CDS encoding nucleoside deaminase; translation: MRHHDGMMTPARAVALAIDTAEAGLAAGEMPIGAVVVSGDRVVGRAFTQEKALGRRIVHADLLAMQQADAVLGFSGSSEPLVLAVNLEPCLMCLGAAITLGVGRVYYALESPNDGAVELLARWDPPIEQEFFCRPTEIRAGFHRDRSQELFRRYANGDGPVGMRAWAARLAAGDSQRRQ
- a CDS encoding MurR/RpiR family transcriptional regulator, which encodes METQSAPTSYGELRSTLQQQLPQMAAGQKRIATLLLTDPEGTAFRTIAETATLAEVHQSSVVRFATSIGLKGYPSIVQLCRDYFNDQAHLIRRFDQNQGETSTSGLLSSVVDHEQQNLSRTFARLDRQTWEGAVALLAEGPNIHVMGLRKCLPVSQILTYLLHLVRPNVYQVAPIVGSLVDQIRDFNTDDIFVGISTRRYTSDTISAFHEATSRGLKTIALTDNAASPMAATADFAFFIDSQGVHVLPSITALVSTAQTLATAVASRLGAESRSELVHDEELLESLNVYTDKQPLDP
- a CDS encoding DUF5134 domain-containing protein, with the translated sequence MTPNPWMPTWVQVSWIAIYVLVVLVHVHHAWSLTGLSRVWHLSHILMALGMIDMFWPTTMPFGQAAGVTAFVVLTTAVVAIGVGAVVSQRGWRAWTFSAIDLGGMIYMFAMMSYRLAPLTLAYALWSVVEAALWATGLAHRLLRLHGAGTGTNDQTDAVTSHKRWGLQLSLAAMIIGMAYMFVAMQYGIPTSGMHGMALEN
- a CDS encoding helix-turn-helix transcriptional regulator; the protein is MGARADCRPQICKTYEEASHALADPNSTDDCAHHESHAGRIRLYRIRSGLTQRQLATRAGVNESKIRQLEDHNYTDNPKLLARVAKIFDTSVHDLVE
- a CDS encoding MarR family winged helix-turn-helix transcriptional regulator; the protein is MDTEDHQTVDVLVRLAFVILARLQAHAAATDLSTQQVRLLGILRDSEPTIKELAAQMGTDKSSMSGAVMRAERRGLVSRAPDERDRRAVRVRLEPAGRNLVGAATRQFEVEIGELFESLTERQQALWRDFTLRMLVADAADRCVDL